The stretch of DNA GCGCTGAGAGATTCGATAGCGCCAGTTGCCGAAACGGTAGACGACCATGATCCAGAGCCCCTGCCGGTTCCACTGGCGATCATACGTACGCCAGTCCTCGCGGATATTGTCGAACACGCAGCGTCTCCTTTTCAGCGATAGCCCGGCTGTCGATCAGAAAAAGCTGGGGTCGTCTGGATTCTAACTGATATCAGGCGCTGATTTCGCGGCGCTTTCCCTTGGATTCCACGATGCCGTACTTTTGCAACTTGTAGAGAAAGGCTTTGTACTCGATCTGTAGGGACTCGGCTGCCTGCCGCCGGTTCCAGCGACTGGCCTTGAGTGCGGTCAAAAGCAGCTCGATCTCGGCCGTGCGGGATGCTTCGGCGAGGCGATCCAACCGGCCACCAGGTGGTGCGTGGCTGGACTTGCCAACCGTATTATCAACCTGTTCATTCGCATTCAGTGCATGGTTTGACCCGGAAAACGCAGCCGCGCTGTTCACTGGACCATTCACCGGAACGCTCACAGGAATGCCTGAAGACGTCTCGCTGGCAGCATTGCGCAACTCATGGATGAGCATCTTTGCGTCCTGATATACGAGGAAGCGGCGCATCACATTTTCCAGCTCGCGGATATTGCCCGGCCAGCTATATTCCAGCAGGAAGCGCTTCAAATCTCCCTTGATTGCAGGCCGCTTGAATCCTGGCGGAGAGTGGCGTGTGAGCAGAGCTTCCGCGAGCGGCAGTATTTCATCCCTCCTGTCTCGCAGGGGTGGAATGACGATCCGAATTACGTTGAGGCGGTAATAGAGATCTTCGCGAAAGGTGCCTTCTTGAATTGCCCTGGTCAGATCGCGATGCGTCGCGGCCATCACCCGCACATTGACCTGAATCGTGCGATTGCTGCCCAGGGGCTGAATCTCACCATCCTGTAAGACATGTAGCAATTTCGTCTGCAGGCGCAGATCCATGTCGCCAATCTCATCCAACAGAATGGTGCCGCCGTGCGCAGTTTCGAAACGGCCTGGTCGATCGACCAGCGCGCCGGTGAAAGCTCCCTTGGTTGAACCGAAAAGCTCGCTCTCGGCCAGTTCCGCGGGTAGAGCGGCGCAATTGAGCTTCAGGAACGGCTTGGCGGCCCGAGAGGAATACGCACATAGCCGCCGGGCCATCACTTCTTTGCCTACTCCGGTTTCGCCGCTCAACAGAACAGGCACTTCCGCCATGCCGACGCGGCGCAGAAACTCCTCGGAGTAGGGCGTAATGCTGCCAGCCTGTGCGGTTTCCGTATCCAAAGAAATGTCAGTAGAAATCTCGGCCGCAACGATTGCTGCCGATGTGAGAATCTTGCGCAGGATCAGGCCGGACTCGGGATGGTTGAGCGGCTTTTCCAGCATCCAGATGGCGCGATTCGCGTTCGTCAGCTTGTCGAGTAGAGGATTCGGCTGCTGCCCGGCAAAGAGAATTTGCAGTTCCGGGCGTTGCTGGCTCAACTGGGCGACCGCGGCAAGATCGTTCTGGCGGCGCATGGGAATATTGAAAACCGCAACGTAGGCCGGGCAATTGCGTTCGCCGAGATAGGCCGTAGCCTCTTCAACCGAATGAAAACACAGGGCGCAATATCCATCGGAAGCAAGCCCCTGGATCAGAGGAGCGTGCATCTCCGGGTTCTCAACTACAAGAACGATATGTCCACCCATCCCATGTCACCTGCGAGGCACACTTATCCTGCGCCAAGATAGAGCTGCAACAACAATTTGTTTTCTGCTGAGGGAGATTTGCCCGCCAACCCCATTCCCGGCCCCGAAGCTAACGCGCAATGAGATTGTGATAGCTGGAGTATACGGTTTTCGAATTGGGTGGCGCAATGCAATTCATCGACGGAACCTATCTATAGATAGGAAGAGATAGGAAGTGCGATTCAAGCCTTACCGTGTAGAAGTAACAATCTTAAGTAACTTAACTATCGAAGCCATCATGATTACTTATTGCTACACTTCACGGCTAACATTATTACTTATTGGTGATATTTCTATAACTTAAAACCGCCCTTCAACTTACCTTAGAACGGTCTGTTCTCTAGTTGGTTTTGCATAATTTTGCACAGTTTGGGAAGTTTGACGAATTTTTCGGGTACATACAGGTTCGCGGCTAACAACAATATGTTGACTGCTATATAACTAGTCCCTTTGGCACATGAATTGCTTTCAAGGTTGCTGGTAACAGCTCTTTCTGCCCCCACAGGATGCTGGTGCATGACTCAACCAAGAGAGAGATCGTGACCATGAACCGAGACATCTATCCAAACCTGAAGCTCCGGATGTACACCACCGGAATCCGGCAAAATCGCCTGGCCCGCATGCTCGGTATTCACGAAGCATCCCTGAGCAGGATCATGAACGGCTTTCGTGAACCGACTGGAGATATTCGCGTTCACCTGGCCGAGATACTGCGCAGCGATCCTGACTGGCTTTTTTACAAAATGCAGATCAGCGATGACTTAGCTCCCGCTGACGGCCCGGCACCAGTTCATACAGTACCGGTCCACACACCAGCCCACACATAGGTTACGGCAAAAGGTTTCGGCAGAGAGTTCTGACCTGACAAACCTGAGCCCCACCCTGCTCAAAAACACCGACAAGACATTGTAGCTTCGGAGCCCATTCCGGCCCTTTTTGCCTGTAGATCCCCCGCAAACCACCTAAGTCAATCAATGCATTGGAGTTATCAGTGTTGAACGTTTGCTGTGAGACTGTAGCTATCCTTGGTGTTCCGTTCCATAACGTCACGATGGATGAGACGCTTGCCCTGATCGAAGAGCAGATTCGAGAGGGAGGCTTTCACCAGGTGGCGACGGCTAATGTCGATTTTTTAAAGAATGCCATGCGCGACAAAAAACTGCAGTCGATCCTGTGTTCCTGCGATATGGTCGTTCCGGATGGGATGCCGGTGGTGTGGATGTCTCGCCTGATGGGCGCCCCGCTCAAGGAACGGGTAAGTG from Acidicapsa ligni encodes:
- a CDS encoding sigma-54 interaction domain-containing protein: MGGHIVLVVENPEMHAPLIQGLASDGYCALCFHSVEEATAYLGERNCPAYVAVFNIPMRRQNDLAAVAQLSQQRPELQILFAGQQPNPLLDKLTNANRAIWMLEKPLNHPESGLILRKILTSAAIVAAEISTDISLDTETAQAGSITPYSEEFLRRVGMAEVPVLLSGETGVGKEVMARRLCAYSSRAAKPFLKLNCAALPAELAESELFGSTKGAFTGALVDRPGRFETAHGGTILLDEIGDMDLRLQTKLLHVLQDGEIQPLGSNRTIQVNVRVMAATHRDLTRAIQEGTFREDLYYRLNVIRIVIPPLRDRRDEILPLAEALLTRHSPPGFKRPAIKGDLKRFLLEYSWPGNIRELENVMRRFLVYQDAKMLIHELRNAASETSSGIPVSVPVNGPVNSAAAFSGSNHALNANEQVDNTVGKSSHAPPGGRLDRLAEASRTAEIELLLTALKASRWNRRQAAESLQIEYKAFLYKLQKYGIVESKGKRREISA
- a CDS encoding helix-turn-helix domain-containing protein — encoded protein: MNRDIYPNLKLRMYTTGIRQNRLARMLGIHEASLSRIMNGFREPTGDIRVHLAEILRSDPDWLFYKMQISDDLAPADGPAPVHTVPVHTPAHT